The DNA window TTTAAAGTATGTTCTGTAATATTTTGAACTGTGATCAGGAATAGTATTTATTAAATCCCCTATTGAATGATTCTTGTATATGTTTAATAAATGTTACCATAGACACAAAATAATCATCAATTATCTTTTTTCCAAGTCTGAATAATTGGATCTGTAAACAACTAAGATATTATGAGAGTTAGTTTTTGATGCGTAGTTTACAGCATCTTTTAAATTATTATAATAAATAGAATTTCTTTTCAGTAGCTTATTAACATTTTTTCCTAGCTCGTCTACTAAAATTAGTTTTGTATCTTCATTTATTCCGTTTAATACTTGCGAAACAGAATTTTCATCGATCTCCTCACAAGTTACACCGTATCTTCCTCCGAAAACCACCGCAACATCATCAATATTTTCCATCATTTTGATGGCTTCTTTCACCGCTGTGACATTGAGCCCCGGATTGATTTCTTCCACTATTCTAACACCATTTAATTCCTTTATTGTAGTTCTACCATTCAATCCTTTGAATTGTAATAGGCCTGTTTTGATCTTTTCTTCGGATATTCCCAACATCACAGATGCTGAAACTGCTGCAAGAACATTGTTTACGTGGATGGGTGCTGGTGCAAATGTGTTGAGTTTAAACGTCCCTTCAATTAAGCCACTGCTAATTGTTTTAAAATGAGATAGTTGAACATCAAAATCTGTTTTGTCGAAGCTGTATTTGATATTTGTTGCAGTTAGATCTGGTATGATTTTTGAATTGTTAAGAATTCCGAATGTGTTGGTGTTTTCTTTATATTTTATGTATTTTGAATCAAATGATTCTTGATCACATGCAACCATTTTACTCTTAAATATTTGGGACTTGGCTTTGCTTGCGTTGCTTGAGTTACCTGCTATGGAGTAATTCTCTGCAATATTGGTTAAAACTCCTACATCAGCCAATCCTGTTCCCCCTAGGGATGTTTCAAATATGCATATTCCTATTTCATAATTTTCTGCAAGTTTCCATGCTTCAACAATA is part of the Methanobacterium lacus genome and encodes:
- the cfbE gene encoding coenzyme F430 synthase, giving the protein MDYLVVDMTHGGLIIASELSKLPETHVYAWDIYRTLDESIIEKYSSSSLEFVDGNCFKEPKELTVVSPIHCNLQRHVDMTHHDAVKFILNHKINVPVVEVTGVKGKTSVVWILKEILKHKKPLVLSSLGVEVFDGTKWVKLKGNISITPASIVEAWKLAENYEIGICIFETSLGGTGLADVGVLTNIAENYSIAGNSSNASKAKSQIFKSKMVACDQESFDSKYIKYKENTNTFGILNNSKIIPDLTATNIKYSFDKTDFDVQLSHFKTISSGLIEGTFKLNTFAPAPIHVNNVLAAVSASVMLGISEEKIKTGLLQFKGLNGRTTIKELNGVRIVEEINPGLNVTAVKEAIKMMENIDDVAVVFGGRYGVTCEEIDENSVSQVLNGINEDTKLILVDELGKNVNKLLKRNSIYYNNLKDAVNYASKTNSHNILVVYRSNYSDLEKR